The proteins below come from a single Chitinophaga pinensis DSM 2588 genomic window:
- a CDS encoding terpene synthase family protein, giving the protein MRQITVPTLHCPFEAKISPFVNEIDQHTSSWLHEFNLLQTEEAYDRFRRYKFAWMTARTYPDADLAFLCTANDLNTWLFVLDDLLDHVKPETASYREQAYLQQVISDFVSVLRYDRDIDRVTNPVLAALSDFWNKMRQLSTASWQCQFTLSLKATFEAAVWEAENAKQRKHPSVFQYMQMRPFFSGANLGTDMLEVAAGTSLPVFVLQNEQFQKLVDLARRAVCWANDLFSLSKELAHGDEHNLVMVIGHEQQISLDEAIAQTAAIHNREIAQFNELRSQLPSFGMHIDLAIQRHLDALGTMVRGFMDWSIYDTARYEFNYSRNGNN; this is encoded by the coding sequence GAATGAGATTGACCAACACACCTCCTCCTGGCTGCATGAATTCAATCTGCTGCAAACAGAAGAAGCGTATGACCGGTTCCGCAGGTACAAATTTGCCTGGATGACCGCCCGTACTTACCCGGATGCTGACCTGGCCTTCCTGTGCACAGCCAACGACCTTAACACCTGGCTGTTTGTACTGGACGATCTGCTGGATCATGTAAAGCCGGAAACAGCGAGTTACCGCGAACAGGCGTATCTGCAACAGGTCATTTCGGATTTTGTCAGCGTACTTCGTTACGACCGCGACATTGACAGAGTTACCAATCCTGTGCTGGCAGCCCTGAGCGACTTCTGGAACAAGATGCGCCAGCTGAGCACCGCCTCATGGCAATGCCAGTTTACGCTCAGTCTGAAGGCCACCTTCGAAGCCGCCGTATGGGAAGCAGAGAATGCAAAACAGCGTAAACATCCGTCTGTTTTCCAGTACATGCAAATGCGTCCCTTCTTTAGCGGGGCCAACCTGGGTACCGACATGCTGGAAGTAGCCGCAGGTACCTCTCTGCCTGTGTTTGTGTTACAGAATGAACAGTTTCAGAAACTGGTGGACCTGGCCCGCAGAGCCGTATGCTGGGCGAATGACCTCTTTTCTTTGTCCAAAGAACTGGCACATGGAGATGAACACAATCTAGTGATGGTGATCGGGCATGAACAGCAGATCAGCCTGGATGAAGCTATTGCACAGACGGCTGCTATTCACAACCGCGAGATTGCACAGTTCAACGAACTGAGATCCCAGCTGCCCTCATTCGGTATGCACATCGATCTGGCCATTCAGCGGCACCTGGACGCTTTAGGCACCATGGTACGTGGATTTATGGACTGGTCTATTTATGACACAGCACGGTATGAGTTTAATTATTCCCGAAACGGGAATAATTAA